A stretch of the Fusarium musae strain F31 chromosome 2, whole genome shotgun sequence genome encodes the following:
- a CDS encoding hypothetical protein (BUSCO:EOG09263FAK) — protein MTASSRGSKAAQAVLSRNISASPNLCARCASSSSMSRYPARLYSSLAAAVAKTPTDTSTPTPTSSPSPYDVRSGVILTRPPLVTRKLHPFENAFFFYQKRLEERLNTPFITGIYFKPDTARRLDWNIKVQERKGTVAKELGVYNGKSSKAWDDELKVGDELSNQETIVKSLLRDAEARVSDDAEIIAPEDVIPVEPPADRVTEADRKGDVQRLDRQLDRTLYLVVKGKDGWGFPADVIPKDENLHESAKRVLDQAAGVNMNTWIVSRVPVAHVVSRPKTTADGVVEKKGEKTFFIKGRIMAGQADLKDNPYGYTEFKWLTREELEKELPKDYWKGVRNMMTDR, from the exons ATGACAGCTTCAAGCCGGGGTTCGAAGGCCGCTCAGGCTGTGCTATCTA GAAACATCTCAGCTTCTCCTAATCTGTGCGCGCGAtgtgcttcctcttcttctatgTCTAGATACCCAGCACGGCTCTACTCATCTCTCGCCGCAGCCGTAGCGAAAACCCCCACCGATACCTCTACTCCTACACCCACTAGCTCTCCGTCGCCCTACGACGTCCGCTCTGGTGTTATTCTCACGCGACCACCTCTGGTGACACGGAAACTCCATCCTTTTGAAAATGCATTCTTTTTCTACCAGAAACGCCTGGAAGAACGTCTCAACACCCCTTTTATCACCGGTATTTACTTCAAACCTGATACGGCTCGCCGTCTAGACTGGAACATCAAGGTCCAAGAGCGCAAGGGCACCGTGGCCAAGGAGCTGGGTGTCTACAATGGAAAGAGTTCCAAGGCGTGGGACGACGAACTTAAGGTTGGCGATGAGCTTAGCAACCAGGAGACTATTGTCAAATCCTTACTCAGGGATGCTGAGGCACGTGtcagtgatgatgctgagattATTGCTCCTGAGGATGTCATCCCTGTTGAGCCTCCTGCGGATCGTGTGACTGAAGCAGATCGCAAGGGTGATGTTCAAAGACTGGATCGCCAACTCGATCGAACCCTGTATCTTGTGGTCAAGGGTAAAGACGGCTGGGGCTTCCCCGCTGATGTGATCCCTAAGGATGAAAATCTTCATGAG TCCGCCAAGCGAGTCCTCGACCAGGCTGCTGGCGTCAACATGAACACATGGATTGTCAGCCGCGTACCAGTTGCCCATGTCGTCTCACGACCCAAGACGACTGCCGACGGCGTCgtcgagaagaagggtgagaagactttcttcatcaagggCAGGATAATGGCTGGTCAGGCTGATCTTAAGGACAACCCCTATGGCTACACCGAGTTTAAGTGGCTGACTCGTGAGGAGCTGGAAAAGGAGTTGCCAAAGGATTACTGGAAGGGCGTACGAAACATGATGACTGATCGGTAA
- a CDS encoding hypothetical protein (EggNog:ENOG41): MPLVKDHGRQYDIVVLGATAIEVVDLVDSDLSVLAKKTCIILTTIGPYSLYGEHAYKACAKAGTHYVDVTGEAAWVHKMIKKYEATAKQTGAILIPQAGIESAPADLITWTMAKAIRTNLGSQTRDVVVSLHKINSAPSGGTLATALSIWDVFSLQEIKEASSPYAQSPVKHKDPTRPKSSILQMIFGVRTVPNLGLQTTAVTNSTDVAVVERTWGLLSSTPSRKDEFYGPNFVWVEHMKARNWLHGIFIHWLLIVGGVLLVSVAPLRNFLKKRVCQPGEGAKREDTDKDEIEYRGIAYPDSEKAAGKAALCRMWYHGGMYFLTGMLLAEIAATILEDEIELDGGSYTPACLGQGLVDRLDKSGFRTDVRIIDA, translated from the exons ATGCCCCTTGTTAAGGACCATGGCCGCCAATACGACATCGTTGTCCTTGGGGCAACTG CCATTGAGGTCGTAGACCTGGTCGACTCCGACTTGAGTGTTCTAGCAAAGAAGACGTGTATTATTCTAACCACCATTGGACCATATAGCCTGTACGGTGAACATGCTTATAAGGCTTGTGCCAAGGCCGGAACCCACTATGTAGATGTCACCGGTGAAGCTGCTTGGGTTCATAAGATGATTAAGAAATATGAAGCAACTGCCAAACAGACAGGTGCTATCTTGATTCCACAAGCTGGAATTGAGTCCGCTCCCGCTGATCTCATCACATGGACCATGGCCAAGGCTATTCGTACCAATCTAGGCTCTCAGACAAGAGATGTGGTGGTTTCTCTCCACAAAATCAA CTCGGCACCATCCGGTGGCACACTCGCTACGGCCTTGAGTATCTGGGATGTCTTCTCGCTTcaggagatcaaggaggCTAGTAGCCCGTATGCCCAGTCACCTGTCAAACATAAAGATCCAACACGGCCCAAGAGCTCAATTCTCCAAATGATTTTTGGCGTTCGGACCGTACCAAATCTTGGGCTCCAGACCACGGCGGTCACGAATTCAACTGATGTTGCAGTTGTTGAACGTACTTGGGGTCTTCTCTCCAGTACGCCCTCCCGCAAAGATGAGTTTTATGGCCCCAATTTCGTTTGGGTAGAACACATGAAAGCCCGCAACTGGCTCCATGGGATCTTTATTCATTGGCTTCTTATTGTCGGCGGGGTCCTACTCGTATCAGTTGCACCGTTGAGGAACTTTCTCAAGAAGCGTGTATGTCAGCCCGGGGAAGGTGCTAAACGTGAGGACACGGACAAAGATGAAATTGAGTATCGCGGCATCGCATATCCTGATTCGGAGAAGGCCGCAGGCAAAGCAGCTCTCTGCCGTATGTGGTATCATGGTGGCATGTACTTCT TGACAGGAATGCTCCTTGCCGAGATTGCCGCAACAATTCTTGAAGACGAAATTGAGCTCGATGGCGGATCTTATACACCAGCGTGCCTAGGTCAAGGCTTAGTTGACCGCTTGGACAAGTCTGGTTTCAGGACAGACGTCAGGATTATTGATGCTTGA
- the MOT1 gene encoding TATA-binding protein-associated factor mot1 (BUSCO:EOG092602I6), which yields MASSILETGSTRLIRDTAVNQLADWQKQHPDELFNLLSRVVPYLRHKDWETRRTAASAIGKIVEHAPVYDPNSEDAPEEGKKEEPVPENGHVKKEEEDDTKKLPSDDGFFKLESLNVEMILKYGKELLRGGGIEYGLAALDPQARLTHQKKTLNGRLGLLGRKYEDDEIAYTGGDNLTAPMTPMDTTNGNGHARPDGSGAQSQAPEESQLSSRQLNVLKRKRKREAMKASQGKGGFGDLSVRRSMTSGSDTLVDDMAMPDGDTKKNSKVNDYFNLDRPADVDEDTKVVSEFKGPVIPIKSELEAEETMEGAEWPYDRLCDFLKVDLFDPSWETRHGAAMGLREVIRVHGGGAGKLRNKTRKENDVLNQKWLDDMACRLCCVLMLDRFTDYSSDTSVAPIRETIGQSLGSVLKHLPSASVYSTFKILYRMVMQEDLKLDRPIWSVCHGGMIGLRYVVAVRKDLLLQDSDMIDGIIKTVMKGLGDMDDDVRSVSAATLIPMAKEFVTLRPTQLEGLVNIIWESLSNLGDDLSASTGRIMDLLATLCGFPEVLEAMKASAAQDEERSFTLLVPRLYPFLRHTITSVRVAVLKALSTFAKLDAETSQGWLNGRILRLIFQNILVERDRDALNMSLDLWTSLVESLASKPAVLADEFTAHIDSMMQLTLHPIGVSRNPIPMNASLFQKPSGGTYTMPGVTQHTPRKPSSPDGSDRAPKRRRKSTKIDDTPTASLTHDVDGHMMQGDVDLVGMDVLIRSRVSAAKAMGFIMSRVPVASLDDYDALLIPGLGSAFSSSQMTACVIIDEFAMNSQHLGDSPRYLENLQRIIDSERPTAYRDLVNYIQRVRTQCQQLIHLFRDHGKVSHSKLPTLPVVVQGEAEAGPSAFSIATAEKCIGDDYEKLKKAMPPGQRLIASQQLSDARDMTILAIEEAKTVKTARDVRVKAAAACAMVGMKVLPKKPSPLIKGIMDSVKTEENQQLQIRSADTIARLVQLFTEKGRKGPADKVVSNLVKFSCVEVAETPEFPVHASKTDCVLSMQKEEDRVDHPDAAKWAREAKAARITRRGAKEALEILSRTYGASLLETVPSLRTFMEDPLVRAFTLDTLPGEAKDPEQTFGQEIVDAMSVIRTMTPTLDKALQPFIMQMMPLVIKALHSELSVFRYMAAKCMATICSVMTVDGMTALVEKVLPSINNPVDLNFRQGAIEAIYHLIAVMGDAILPYVIFLIVPVLGRMSDSDNEIRLIATTSFATLVKLVPLEAGIPDPPGLSDELLKGRDRERTFIAQLLDPKKVEQFQIPVAIKAELRSYQQEGVNWLNFLNKYHLHGILCDDMGLGKTLQTLCIVASDHHQRAEEFAKTGAPDVRKLPSLIVCPPTLSGHWQQEIETYAPFLSVTAYVGPPAERKAMKARLGETDIVVTSYDVCRNDAEVLDKHSWNYVVLDEGHLIKNPKAKITQAVKRLASNHRLILTGTPIQNNVLELWSLFDFLMPGFLGAEKVFLDRFAKPIAASRFSKASSKEQEAGALAIEALHKQVLPFLLRRLKEEVLNDLPPKILQNYYCDLSDLQQKLFEDFTKKQGKKIQAEAGREDKEAKQHIFQALQYMRKLCNSPAMVMKPGSTLYDETQKILAKQGTSIEDAQHAPKLTALRDLLVDCGIGVEGNDSNDPLYQPIKPHRALIFCQMKEMLDMVQNKVLKELLPSVSHLRLDGSVEANKRQDIVNKFNSDPSYDVLLLTTSVGGLGLNLTGADTVIFVEHDWNPQKDLQAMDRAHRIGQKKVVNVYRLITRGTLEEKILNLQRFKIDVASTVVNQQNAGLSTMDTDQILDLFNVGDAAPNLLADKEKNNIEGREEDMVDIETGDVRVPGKKAWLDDLGDLWDNKQYEESFDLDDFMKTMS from the exons ATGGCTTCGAG TATCCTCGAAACGGGTAGTACGAGACTCATCCGTGATACTGCTGTTAATCAACTTGCTGATTGGCAAAAGCAACACCCTGATGAATTATTCAATCTCCTCTCCCGTGTCGTCCCTTATCTGAGGCACAAAGACTGGGAGACAAGGAGAACCGCAGCTTCTGCTATTGGAAAAATTGTAGAGCATGCTCCTGTTTACGACCCAAATTCCGAAGATGCGCCCGAGGAagggaagaaggaggagcctGTGCCCGAAAACGGACAtgtcaagaaagaagaggaagatgatacAAAAAAGCTACCTTCCGATGATGGTTTCTTCAAATTGGAGTCTCTCAATGTTGAGATGATCCTCAAATACGGCAAAGAACTACTGCGTGGCGGTGGCATCGAATATGGACTAGCAGCGCTTGATCCGCAAGCGCGACTGACACATCAAAAGAAGACACTCAATGGGCGATTAGGGCTACTTGGAAGGAAgtatgaagatgacgaaatCGCATACACAGGTGGCGACAACCTTACTGCGCCCATGACCCCAATGGACACCACAAATGGGAATGGACACGCTCGTCCTGACGGATCTGGTGCTCAATCACAAGCGCCTGAAGAATCTCAACTGAGTTCTCGACAGCTCAATGTATTAAAACGAAAACGCAAAAGAGAGGCAATGAAAGCATCTCAAGGTAAGGGAGGATTCGGAGATCTTTCTGTCAGGCGCTCAATGACATCTGGATCCGATACCCTGGTCGATGACATGGCTATGCCAGATGGagacaccaagaagaacagcaaaGTCAACGACTACTTCAATCTCGATCGTCCTgccgatgttgatgaggacacCAAGGTTGTGAGCGAGTTCAAAGGACCGGTGATACCCATAAAATCCGAgctggaggcggaggagacTATGGAGGGTGCCGAGTGGCCATATGACCGATTATGTGACTTCCTCAAAGTGGACTTGTTTGACCCTTCCTGGGAAACCCGACACGGAGCTGCCATGGGTCTTCGTGAAGTTATCCGAGTACATGGTGGAGGTGCGGGGAAGCTACGCAACAAGACAAGGAAGGAGAATGATGTCCTCAATCAGAAATGGCTTGATGATATGGCCTGCCGGCTGTGCTGTGTACTAATGCTTGATCGCTTCACTGACTACAGCTCTGATACATCTGTTGCACCTATTCGGGAAACAATTGGACAGTCTCTCGGATCTGTTCTGAAACATCTGCCATCGGCATCTGTTTACAGCACCTTCAAAATTCTCTACAGAATGGTTATGCAAGAagatctcaagcttgataGGCCAATTTGGTCAGTTTGCCATGGCGGGATGATTGGCCTGAGATATGTCGTCGCGGTCAGGAaagacctcctcctccaggacAGCGACATGATTGATGGCATAATAAAGACTGTGATGAAAGGCCTGGGTGAtatggatgacgatgttcGTTCTGTCAGTGCCGCTACGCTCATCCCGATGGCTAAGGAGTTTGTCACTTTGCGGCCCACACAACTCGAGGGACTTGTCAACATAATCTGGGAGAGTCTCTCAAATCTTGGTGATGATCTGAGCGCCAGTACTGGACGAATCATGGATCTTCTCGCGACTCTGTGTGGTTTCCCTGAGGTACTCGAAGCAATGAAGGCATCGGCcgctcaagatgaagaacgTTCCTTTACCCTGCTTGTCCCTAGACTCTACCCCTTTTTACGACATACCATCACGTCGGTGAGGGTGGCTGTGTTGAAAGCATTGTCGACGTTTGCAAAACTTGATGCAGAGACCTCACAGGGCTGGCTCAACGGTAGAATTCTTCGATTAATCTTTCAAAATATTCTCGTTGAAAGAGATAGAGACGCCCTCAATATGTCTTTGGACCTGTGGACGTCTCTGGTCGAGAGCCTAGCCAGCAAACCTGCTGTGCTTGCGGACGAGTTCACTGCTCACATCGATTCTATGATGCAACTGACTCTACACCCTATCGGTGTTTCGAGAAACCCGATTCCAATGAACGCCTCACTCTTCCAGAAACCATCAGGTGGCACGTATACCATGCCCGGAGTTACTCAGCACACACCGCGGAAGCCGTCATCTCCTGATGGGTCTGATCGTGCCCCCAAGCGTCGCCGGAAATCCACAAAGATCGACGATACCCCCACAGCCAGCCTGAcgcatgatgttgatggccaCATGATGCAAGGCGACGTTGACCTCGTTGGCATGGATGTGCTGATTCGCTCCCGTGTTTCAGCTGCTAAGGCAATGGGGTTCATCATGTCTCGAGTCCCTGTCGCAAGCCTTGACGATTATGATGCATTGTTGATTCCTGGCCTAGGGTCAGCATTTTCATCCAGCCAGATGACAGCATGCGTGATCATCGACGAGTTTGCCATGAACAGCCAACACTTGGGCGATTCTCCTCGTTACCTCGAGAATTTACAACGTATCATTGATTCAGAACGTCCAACGGCATACAGGGATCTTGTCAACTACATCCAGCGAGTCAGGACACAATGCCAGCAGCTCATTCATCTGTTCAGAGACCATGGTAAGGTTTCGCACAGCAAACTTCCGACACTGCCTGTCGTtgtccaaggagaagcagaagctggcCCGAGTGCTTTTTCTATTGCCACCGCAGAGAAATGTATCGGCGACGACTACGAGAAATTAAAGAAGGCCATGCCTCCCGGTCAACGTCTGATAGCGAGCCAACAGCTGTCCGACGCTCGTGATATGACCATCTTGGCCattgaagaagccaagactgTCAAGACAGCTCGTGATGTCCGCGTcaaggcagcagcagcgtgTGCAATGGTTGGTATGAAAGTACTTCCAAAGAAACCTAGCCCACTGATCAAGGGCATCATGGACTCTGTCAAAACCGAAGAGAACCAGCAACTTCAAATTCGGTCTGCTGACACAATTGCGAGACTCGTGCAGCTTTTCACTGAAAAGGGTAGAAAGGGACCAGCCGATAAAGTGGTATCCAACCTGGTCAAGTTCTCTTGTGTCGAAGTTGCAGAGACTCCTGAATTTCCAGTTCACGCCAGTAAGACTGATTGTGTTCTGTCCAtgcagaaggaagaggaccGTGTCGATCACCCAGATGCTGCTAAATGGGCCCGCGAAGCTAAAGCTGCTCGCATTACCAGACGAGGTGCAAAAGAAGCCCTTGAAATTCTCTCCAGAACTTACGGCGCCAGCCTACTTGAAACTGTCCCCAGCCTCCGCACCTTCATGGAAGATCCTCTTGTTCGAGCTTTCACGCTTGACACTCTGCCTGGAGAGGCTAAAGATCCCGAACAGACGTTTGGGCAAGAGATTGTCGACGCCATGTCTGTCATTCGCACCATGACCCCAACTCTGGATAAGGCCTTGCAGCCTTTCATCATGCAAATGATGCCTCTTGTCATAAAAGCTTTACACTCGGAACTTTCAGTCTTCCGGTACATGGCTGCCAAGTGTATGGCCACAATCTGCAGTGTCATGACCGTGGACGGTATGACTGCACTTGTTGAGAAGGTTCTCCCATCGATCAACAATCCAGTTGACCTCAATTTCCGACAAGGAGCCATCGAAGCTATCTACCACCTAATTGCTGTTATGGGAGATGCCATCTTGCCATACGTCATCTTTTTGATTGTGCCAGTTTTAGGACGAATGAGCGATTCCGACAACGAAATTCGCCTCATCGCAACAACATCCTTTGCCACGTTGGTTAAACTTGTTCCTCTTGAAGCTGGAATTCCTGACCCGCCCGGATTATCCGACGAATTGCTGAAAGGACGGGACCGCGAGAGAACCTTCATTGCTCAACTGCTGGACCCAAAGAAGGTAGAGCAATTTCAGATTCCCGTAGCCATCAAAGCTGAGCTACGGTCGTATCAACAGGAAGGCGTCAACTGgctcaacttcctcaacaAATACCACCTTCATGGTATTCTTTGTGACGATATGGGTCTAGGCAAGACCCTACAGACCCTCTGTATCGTAGCCAGTGATCATCATCAGCGTGCTGAAGAGTTTGCTAAGACAGGGGCACCGGATGTCCGCAAGCTGCCGTCACTAATTGTCTGCCCACCGACACTTTCAGGTCACTGGCAACAAGAAATCGAGACTTATGCACCATTCTTGAGTGTGACCGCCTACGTTGGACCGCCAGCGGAGAGAAAGGCTATGAAAGCCAGACTTGGCGAGACTGACATCGTAGTCACATCCTACGATGTCTGCCGCAACGACGCAGAAGTTCTCGATAAACATAGTTGGAACTATGTTGTGCTCGACGAGGGCCATCTGATCAAGAACCCTAAGGCCAAGATCACACAGGCGGTCAAGAGGTTGGCAAGTAACCATCGTCTTATCCTCACCGGTACCCCTATTCAGAATAATGTCTTGGAGCTTTGGTCTCTGTTTGACTTTTTGATGCCTGGATTCTTGGGCGCTGAAAAGGTCTTTCTGGATCGCTTTGCGAAACCTATAGCTGCAAGTCGATTTAGCAAGGCATCATCAAAGGAACAGGAAGCGGGTGCCTTGGCGATTGAAGCGCTCCACAAACAAGTGCTTCCGTTCCTGCTGCGACGCCTCAAAGAAGAGGTTTTGAACGATCTTCCTCCAAAGATCTTGCAGAACTACTATTGCGACCTGAGCGACCTACAGCAAAAACTATTCGAGGACTTCACGAAGAAAcagggcaagaagatccaGGCCGAAGCGGGCCGTGAAGATAAAGAAGCCAAGCAACACATTTTCCAGGCGCTACAGTATATGCGAAAGTTGTGCAACTCACCTGCCATGGTAATGAAACCAGGAAGCACTCTTTACGACGAGACGCAGAAAATTCTCGCCAAGCAAGGAACCTCCATTGAGGATGCGCAGCACGCACCCAAATTGACCGCTCTGAGAGATCTACTGGTGGATTGCGGCATTGGCGTTGAAGGCAATGATTCGAATGATCCCCTTTACCAACCTATTAAGCCCCACCGCGCTCTGATCTTCTGTCAAATGAAGGAGATGCTCGATATGGTGCAAAACAAGGTATTGAAGGAGTTATTGCCCTCAGTGTCTCACCTACGACTTGACGGCTCGGTCGAAGCCAACAAGAGACAGGATATCGTCAACAAGTTTAACAGTGACCCGTCGTATGACGTGCTTCTGTTAACAACGAGCGTGGGAGGTCTTGGACTAAATTTGACAGGAGCCGATACTGTCATCTTCGTGGAGCACGATTGGAACCCCCAGAAGGATCTCCAGGCTATGGATCGAGCCCATCGCATCGGTCAAAAGAAAGTGGTGAACGTGTACCGTCTAATTACACGTGGAACTCTCGAGGAGAAAATTCTGAACCTCCAACGTTTCAAGATTGATGTCGCATCAACAGTCGTAAATCAACAGAACGCTGGCCTCTCAACGATGGACACAGATCAGATTCTTGATCTATTCAATGTTGGAGACGCCGCACCAAACCTCCTAGCTgataaggagaagaacaacatcgaaggaagagaagaggatatGGTCGATATCGAGACAGGTGATGTGCGTGTACCAGGCAAGAAGGCATGGCTGGATGATTTGGGGGATCTTTGGGATAACAAGCAGTATGAGGAGAGTTTTGACCTGGATGACTTCATGAAGACGATGTCGTAG
- a CDS encoding hypothetical protein (BUSCO:EOG09262SMG) encodes MPVDYSKWDALELSDDSDIEVHPNVDKRSFIRAKQNQIHQERQQRKLQIETYKYERVVNDGLLKRISGLLASLRAHASEAVTRNPAEVAFQAVMESAGDPKDDKPPSPPEGVHTQEKEQPSYTKMMATLLDQVNKALDEKKPENRYEAMISEIQSHEDKVMDLQKQLVAKLEELQKEEGRKITSEGIHTGFDSSHVAKSKPEEKKDSTQVELLNPSFAEASSSSALGSQDVKVDDDSDIESSPAGKKFGTIKANDYAASLQFLSQNPQLLVERETDGLLVQAFDAALENKDELSRQLVHQALLLQYCRALGKDGVGLFFKRITTKGHQAQDVFYKDVQDTYMKIRTRSREILAERAKEGQAEGIEQIQLHAVEPGTVINIKVPSADSEDPEEQEARKIFESFKPEMRKALETGNLDEVNKVLGEMKIDEAEELVGLFGEANILSLEEEIIDATTEKGKQQLKEIEAAASVDKKEEYGDPE; translated from the exons ATGCCGGTCGATTATAGTAAATGG GACGCACTGGAACTCAGTGACGACTCCGATATTGAAGTGCATCCTAATGTCGACAAGCGATCGTTTATCCGCGCGAAACAGAATCAGATTCACCAGGAGAGACAGCAACGAAAGTTACAAATCGAGACCTACAAGTATGAGCGTGTGGTCAACGATGGATTGCTGAAGCGAATTTCTGGGCTTCTAGCATCGCTGCGAGCCCATGCCTCTGAGGCTGTCACCAGGAACCCAGCAGAAGTTGCCTTTCAAGCCGTGATGGAATCAGCCGGAGATCCAAAAGATGACAAGCCGCCTTCACCGCCCGAGGGTGTTCATACCCAGGAAAAGGAACAACCGTCATACACTAAGATGATGGCAACGCTCCTGGACCAAGTCAACAAGGCtttggatgagaagaaaccGGAAAACAGATACGAAGCTATGATTTCCGAGATTCAGTCACACGAGGATAAGGTAATGGACCTGCAGAAACAGCTAGTAGCTAAGTTGGAGGAGTTGCAGAAGGAGGAAGGGCGAAAGATTACAAGTGAGGGCATTCACACAGGTTTTGATAGCTCGCATGTCGCCAAGTCAAagccagaagagaagaaggactctACACAGGTAGAGCTTCTGAATCCTAGTTTCgctgaagcctcttccaGCTCGGCACTCGGAAGCCAAGACGTCAAGGTGGACGATGACAGCGATATCGAATCTTCCCCGGCTGGAAAGAAATTTGGCACCATCAAGGCAAATGACTATGCGGCTAGTCTCCAGTTCCTGTCGCAGAATCCTcagttgttggttgagagGGAGACAGATGGCCTTCTGGTTCAGGCTTTCGATGCTGCACTGGAGAACAAGGATGAGTTGTCGCGACAATTAGTGCATCAGGCCCTGCTTCTACAATACTGCAGAGCTCTTGGCAAGGATGGTGTCGGGCTTTTCTTCAAACGCATCACAACCAAGGGGCACCAAGCACAGGACGTATTCTATAAGGATGTGCAAGACACATATATGAAAATTCGAACACGTTCGAGGGAGATATTAGCCGAGCGAGCTAAAGAAGGGCAAGCTGAAGGTATCGAGCAAATTCAGCTACATGCCGTGGAGCCTGGCAcagtcatcaacatcaaggtccCCTCAGCGGACAGTGAGGACCCTGAAGAGCAGGAAGCGCGGAAGATCTTCGAAAGTTTCAAGCCTGAGATGCGCAAGGCCTTGGAGACAGGCAACTTGGACGAAGTAAATAAAGTGCTGGgtgagatgaagattgacGAGGCTGAAGAACTCGTGGGTCTCTTTGGCGAG GCCAACATTTTGagcctggaagaagaaatcaTTGACGCCACAACAGAGAAGGGAAAACAGCAGTTGAAAGAAATTGAAGCCGCTGCTTCTGTcgacaagaaagaagaatacGGTGATCCTGAGTAA
- the CCT8 gene encoding T-complex protein 1 subunit theta, producing MSLNIPNAPNAGLFKQGYNNYDSEDGAVLRNIDACRAIASTVQTSLGPYGRNKIVINHLQKMILTSDAATILRELDVVHPAAKLLVMASQQQEAEMGDATNLVIVLAGELLRKAEDLLRMGLKTSDIVIGYEKAQKFALETLEELAVDKVEDMRDQEELSKAISTVIASKQNGNEAFLADLVAEAVLNVLPKNPANFNVDNIRVVKIMGGSLEQSRVVKGMVFPKEPDGSVKKASRAKVGVFTCPIDAGQTETKGTVLLHNAKEMMDFTKGEESQLETSIKELYDSGLRVVVCGERVGDLAMHYLNRFGILCIRILSKFELRRVCRVVGATPLARLGAPMPDEMGSIDVVETLEIGGDRVTVFRQEDEVTRTATLVLRGATQNHLDDIERAVDDGVNVVKAITRDPRLVPGAGATEVELVERIQAHGEKTPGLSQYAIKKYGEAFEVVPRTIAESAGLDATEVLSRLYAAHANSDAWDIGVDIENDDNTGTIDAKDEGILDLLISKQWAIKLATEAARTVLSVDQIIVARQAGGPKPPGPNPNWDED from the exons ATGTCACTCAATATCCCCAACGCCCCCAACGCGGGCTTATTCAAGCAAGGTTACAACAA CTACGACTCCGAAGATGGTGCTGTACTTCGCAATATCGACGCCTGCAGAGCGATTGCGTCCACGGTTCAGACCTCGCTTGGCCCCTATGGCCGCAACAAGATTGTCATCAACCATTTGCAAAAAATGATTCTTACATCTGACGCTGCGACCATCCTACGCGAACTCGACGTTGTCCACCCCGCAGCCAAACTCCTCGTCATGGCTAGtcagcaacaagaagccGAGATGGGCGATGCCACCAACCTTGTCATTGTCCTCGCTGGCGAGCTGCTTCGAAAGGCGGAGGATCTGCTGCGCATGGGCCTCAAGACATCAGATATCGTCATCGGTTACGAGAAGGCCCAGAAGTTTGCTCTTGAGACCCTTGAAGAGCTGGCTGTTGACAAAGTGGAGGATATGCGGGATCAGGAAGAGCTGAGCAAGGCCATCAGCACGGTTATTGCCAGCAAGCAAAACGGAAACGAGGCATTCCTTGCCGATCTTGTTGCCGAGGCTGTTCTCAATGTTCTCCCCAAGAACCCTGCCAACTTCAATGTCGACAATATCCGCGTGGTCAAGATCATGGGTGGAAGCCTGGAGCAGAGCAGAGTTGTCAAGGGCATGGTTTTCCCTAAGGAGCCTGACGGTTCGGTCAAAAAGGCCAGCCGCGCCAAGGTTGGTGTCTTCACCTGTCCGATCGACGCTGGTCAAACCGAGACCAAGGGTACTGTTCTTCTGCACAACGCCAAAGAGATGATGGATTTCACAAAGGGTGAGGAATCTCAACTTGAGACTTCCATCAAGGAACTTTACGACTCCGGCCTCCGGGTTGTTGTTTGTGGTGAACGTGTCGGCGATTTGGCGATGCACTACCTGAATCGATTCGGAATTTTGTGCATCCGAATTCTGAGCAAGTTCGAACTTCGAAGAGTCTGCCGTGTTGTCGGTGCCACCCCCCTGGCGAGGTTGGGGGCTCCTATGCCCGATGAGATGGGAAGCATCGATGTCGTTGAGACCCTTGAGATTGGTGGTGACCGAGTTACAGTCTTCCGACAGGAGGATGAGGTTACTCGAACCGCTACCCTTGTGCTTCGAGGAGCAACTCAGAACCATCTTGATGATATTGAGCGCGCCGTCGATGATGGTGTCAACGTCGTCAAAGCCATTACCCGCGACCCGCGGTTGGTTCCTGGTGCCGGTGCTACAGAAGTCGAGTTGGTTGAAAGGATACAAGCTCACGGTGAGAAGACTCCTGGACTTAGCCAGTACGCGATCAAGAAGTATGGCGAGGCTTTTGAGGTTGTTCCCCGCACCATTGCTGAGAGCGCCGGACTTGACGCCACTGAGGTTCTCAGCCGCCTTTACGCTGCCCATGCCAACAGTGACGCTTGGGATATTGGCGTTGATATTGAG AACGATGATAACACTGGTACTATCGATGCCAAGGACGAAGGTATTCTGgatcttctcatctccaagcAGTGGGCCATCAAACTTGCTACAGAAGCCGCACGCACCGTCTTGTCTGTTGACCAGATCATCGTGGCACGACAAGCTGGAGGACCCAAGCCCCCCGGACCCAACCCT AACTGGGACGAGGACTAA